GTTGCATTCAAGATACAATATATTGGGTTTTTGGTCAAGAAAAAGCTCGCCCATACAGTGCAGGTTTTTGAAAATTGGCCCAAAATGGATTTTAAGGGCTATTGAAACCACAAAAAATATTATAAGCCATAATAAAAGCAACATATCTTGATTTGTGTCAACATTTCTCCTTTTCTTTCCTTCTATATTAAGATTAGGCACAGTTATTTGATAAATATCAAAACTGGACTTTTTTTTGCAGGTCAATAAAATTCTTATTTTCCAAGGAGAAGCGTTATGAAAAAAGGAACAGACCAGACACTCATCTCAAAACCTTTCAAATACAATGAACTGGTAAATTACCAGGATGGTTCTATCGTCAGCAGAACTATCCTTGACCACGATGTCGGTACAATTACGGTATTTGCCTTTGACGCAGAGCAGAGTTTAAGCGAACACACTGCACCCTTTGATGCTCTTATTGAAGTTGTTGAAGGTAAGGGCAATATCATTATTGAAGGAAAGGAGTATGAGGTCAACAGCGGTGAGCAGATAATCATGCCTGCAAACAGGCCACATGCAGTGAATGCTGCCGAGCGTTTTAAAATGGTACTTGTCATGATCAGGGCAAAGAAAACGGAATAACTGTGTCAGGTCTTAACAAATTGACTTTAGATGTTAAGCCACTGATTGATAGACATTTGTTTATCAGCCAGTGGCCTTAAAGCATTTGTTAACTCTTTATGTCAACATTAAAGGAGCTAAGCAGTTTTGATATGGTTCTGATTTTATCAACATTACGTTTTACAGCCGATATATTACAAAAGATGAGAATACAATACATTACAGATAAATTTAATTTTTTTTGTCTGGAAAACCCGCATTGCTTTTGTTAATTTTACATCGGGAAAACAGGAATATTGGCTAAATGTATTTTTTTTGTGTATTTTGATATGGCAAATGATAATTTACATAGATTACAGAGTTAAAGGTTACAAGAAACCATTCTCATATAAGCAAAGGAGATTATCATGGCAAGGATCACAAAACAGGAACTGATTCGATTACAGAAGAAGTACAAAACTGATGCCCGCATTGGTGAAAAGTTCGGAATCACAAGACAAGCCGTACATCAGCTTCGTAAGAAGTATGGAATTGAGTCCCGCACTGCATCCAATCCGGAAAGAAACCAAAACATTCTGGCTATGCGGGAAAATGGAGCATCGGTAGAGGCAATTGCAAAAAAATTCAAACTCTCTATTCCGCAGACCTATCGGATTATCAAAGAAACTTCTGCTCCAAAAAAGAAAACAAAAGCCAAGAAAAAAACCACCAAGAAAAAAAGATAAAACCCACTCAGGCCCCGGATTTGTTTTTTACAAATATCCGGGGCTTTTGCATTCTCCTTATTGCAGACAATTTTTCCAAATTGAGAATTTTTCAATATTAAACCCCCTGTCCGCGCAAATCTGTAAGGGGATAGTGAATGTGTGCAAATCCACAGTTATTTGTGCGGAGACATTAAGAGTTTCAAGATTGATGTAAAGGGGGTTAGTTATGAACTACGAAAGCATGCAGGACAGAGTTTACAAGCTGGATTTTGTTGAGAGCAGGGAGAGTGCAAGTGCTATGATTAAAGCAGTTCTTGGAACACTTGCCAGTAGAATGAAAAAACCTCAGGCTCACAGGTTCACCGATGATCTTCCCGAGCCGCTAAATTATGAGACCCTTAGAGGCCATCAGGCACATGTTACCAATATATCTGTTGATCAGTTTATTTCCGGTCTATGTTCACAATTCAGGATAAATGAGGAACAGGCAAAGAAACTGGTCACAACGGTTTTGCACTGCGCCAAGGATTCCCAGCCCCAGGAAGAGATCCTCACATGGGAACAGGGCCTTCCCGCAGAATGGATACCAATAATAGAGAAGGCTTAAGAGGTACCCATGTGTGGCACACCACAAAGAGTACCTGCGTGATGCAGGTACTCTTTTTCACACCTTGCTGAATATTTTTATAGCCTGCTCAGGACAGTACTTTGCGGCATTTTCATA
The sequence above is drawn from the Chitinispirillum alkaliphilum genome and encodes:
- a CDS encoding cupin, whose protein sequence is MKKGTDQTLISKPFKYNELVNYQDGSIVSRTILDHDVGTITVFAFDAEQSLSEHTAPFDALIEVVEGKGNIIIEGKEYEVNSGEQIIMPANRPHAVNAAERFKMVLVMIRAKKTE